In Trichomycterus rosablanca isolate fTriRos1 chromosome 4, fTriRos1.hap1, whole genome shotgun sequence, one DNA window encodes the following:
- the atpsckmt gene encoding ATP synthase subunit C lysine N-methyltransferase: MSDFKIELQQSSDVQVQSSSIKRRVGVIVTCALGGSLVALYAVAAPFVAPALRKICLPFVPATSTQVNNVLSVLKARSGSLVDIGSGDGRIVIAAAKEGFRAVGFELNPWLVWYSRYKAWTQGVNQRTSFHISDLWKVNFSQYSNVVIFGVPQMMEQLEGKLQAELQSSARVVACRFPFPTWTPDHVAGEGIDTVWVYDGKTFKSHKTTGELLNATEVNKEHE; this comes from the exons atgtctgattttaaaatagaGCTACAACAAAGCTCAGATGTACAAGTCCAGAGTAGCAGCATTAAGAGACGTGTAGGAGTGATAGTGACATGTGCACTGGGAGGATCATTAGTAGCTTTATATGCTGTTGCTGCACCGTTCGTTGCTCCAGCATTGAGGAAAATCTGTCTGCCATTCGTCCCCGCCACCAGCACTCAGGTCAACAATGTCCTCAGCGTGTTAAAAGCAAGATCAGGGAGCCTGGTGGACATTGGAAGCGGTGATGGACGAATA GTTATAGCTGCAGCAAAGGAGGGTTTTCGGGCAGTTGGCTTTGAGCTGAATCCATGGTTGGTGTGGTACTCCCGTTACAAAGCATGGACACAAGGAGTTAATCAGCGCACCTCTTTTCACATATCTGATCTTTGGAAG GTCAACTTTTCACAGTATTCTAATGTAGTAATATTTGGAGTTCCACAAATG ATGGAGCAGCTGGAGGGCAAACTACAGGCAGAGCTTCAGTCGTCAGCCAGAGTGGTTGCGTGCCGTTTTCCCTTCCCCACGTGGACTCCTGATCATGTAGCTGGAGAGGGAATAGACACTGTATGGGTGTACGATGGCAAGACATTCAAATCTCACAAAACCACAGGAGAGCTGCTGAATGCCACTGAAGTGAACAAGGAGCATGAATGA